TTCTGTCACGGGCCCGCGTCGACAAAAGCTGTTTCCGTATCGGCTCACCTCGCGCCCGGGACCGCTGGTCGCCAGTCGTCGGTCGCCATGCGCCGTTCGCCAAGCGCCGGTCGCCAGGTACAGATCGCGCCGCAGAGTCGCTCAGGCGGGCGCGTACGTCCAGACGCCGTCGCCGCCGTCGACGGGCGCGTCCACGCCCGGGAGCGTGCGAAGGCGCGGTCGAACGCACTCCCACCAGTTCTCCCGGTCGTCGTAGCCCGCGCTGTGGCCGGGGTAGACCGCGTCGACGATGGCGGCGTCGGTCGCCGCGCCCTGCTCGACGAGGTACTCCCACGCGCTCCGGATGGCGTCGCGCCGCCAGTCCTGCATCATCTCGCTCACGCCGGGAACGTCGAGTTCGGCGATGGCGTCCGCGACGGCGTCCGTGCGGTCGGCGTCCGGCGACCCGGACGCGAGCCGTTCGACGTGCGCGGTCGCCGGCAGGTACCACGCGTGCACGGACGCGCTCTCGGACGCAAGCGTCTTCTCGGCGAGGTCGCCGTCGGCGACGAGCGCGTCGAGCGCGTCGACCGCGCGCTCGCGCTCGAGTCCGGTCTCGGCGACGACCTCCCGGAGCGTTCGCGGGGCCGCGTCGACGAACGTCCCCGCGACCGCGTCGCGGTCGACGACCGCTGGCCGGCCGCCGCCGCTGTCGGCGTCGGTAGCGTCGGCGTCGGTGGCGTCGGCATCGTCACCGGCGGCGTCGCCGCCGTCGACGACGGCCGGCGCCTCGTCTCGTTCGCGCTCCTGGGACATGCGCCGGACTTGGCGGGCCGGCCCCAAGGTCCTTTCCCACGCTCGCCCGACACCGCCGGTGACACGGTGTCGCGTCGCCTTGTCGTCTGGTCGCTGCGTCGTCGGATCGCCGCGTCGCCGCGTCGTCGGGTCGCTGCGTCGTCACGTCGAAAGACTCGACCGGCGGCGACGCGAAGACGGGGTATGCTCGTCGTCGTCTCGGACTCGCATCGCGAGACCGGTACCGGACTGGACGGACGGACGCTCGCCGCGGTCAGGGAAGCGAACGTGGTCGCTCACGCCGGCGACTTCGTTACCGCCGACGCCCTGGACGCGTTCCAGGACGCCGCGTCGCGACTGTACGCCGTCTGCGGGAACGCTGACCGGCCCGCGGTCCGCGAGCGTCTGCCGACGGCACGCTCGTTCGTATACGAGGGCGCGACCGTCGCGATGACGCATCGCCAGCAGGGCGGTGCGATGGGCCTGGAGCTGTTCGGGCGCGAGCGGGACGCGGACGTCGTCGTCTCCGGGCACACGCATCGCCCCCGCGTCACGCGGACGGAGAC
Above is a genomic segment from Halorubellus sp. JP-L1 containing:
- a CDS encoding metallophosphoesterase, producing the protein MLVVVSDSHRETGTGLDGRTLAAVREANVVAHAGDFVTADALDAFQDAASRLYAVCGNADRPAVRERLPTARSFVYEGATVAMTHRQQGGAMGLELFGRERDADVVVSGHTHRPRVTRTETLTLLNPGSHADPRGNRRGHAELERVADGLDGRLVSPDGTVAETFHVPAADIGDVDDS